From Oscillospiraceae bacterium, a single genomic window includes:
- a CDS encoding HPr family phosphocarrier protein → MVYKDVVVRNKVGLHARPATFFIQKANEFRSTIWVEKEERRVNAKSLLGVLSLGIIGGSNIRIVADGSDENEAVNALVALLESGLEEN, encoded by the coding sequence ATGGTATATAAAGATGTCGTCGTCAGAAACAAGGTCGGTCTGCACGCAAGACCTGCTACGTTCTTTATACAAAAAGCGAACGAATTCCGTTCCACGATCTGGGTGGAAAAAGAAGAACGCCGCGTGAATGCCAAGAGTTTGCTCGGTGTGCTCTCTCTGGGGATTATCGGCGGTTCCAACATCCGCATTGTCGCCGACGGATCGGATGAAAACGAAGCTGTAAACGCCTTGGTTGCACTGCTCGAATCCGGTCTCGAAGAAAACTGA
- a CDS encoding ECF transporter S component produces MKLISNRTFTTRGIAVIGVLAALSIVLALFARFPLLVSYLEYEPGDIPILIGTFMFGPIIGLVLTAIVSLIQGFTVSASSGLYGILMHFIATGTLVLVSGMIYAYRKTHKGAVIALSAGAVSEIAVMLGANILITPLFLGIPQAEVFPMLLPIILPFNLIKCVINCTIAFFIYKPISRLVNCRTAK; encoded by the coding sequence ATGAAACTCATTTCCAATCGCACCTTTACCACCAGAGGTATCGCTGTTATCGGCGTTTTAGCCGCATTATCAATTGTATTGGCACTGTTTGCGCGATTTCCGCTGCTCGTTTCATATCTGGAATATGAACCCGGTGATATCCCGATTTTGATCGGTACGTTTATGTTCGGTCCTATAATCGGACTTGTGCTTACCGCAATTGTCAGCTTGATTCAGGGATTTACGGTCAGCGCATCCAGCGGTTTATACGGAATATTGATGCATTTTATCGCAACCGGTACGCTTGTGTTGGTTTCGGGAATGATCTATGCTTATCGTAAAACTCACAAAGGTGCTGTTATTGCACTTTCCGCCGGAGCCGTTTCCGAAATTGCCGTTATGCTCGGGGCGAACATTCTCATTACGCCGTTGTTTTTGGGAATCCCCCAAGCGGAAGTGTTTCCGATGTTGCTCCCGATCATACTGCCGTTTAATCTGATCAAGTGTGTAATCAACTGTACAATCGCTTTCTTTATCTATAAACCGATCTCCCGACTGGTTAATTGTCGGACAGCAAAATAA